One Dokdonia sp. Dokd-P16 genomic window carries:
- a CDS encoding glycoside hydrolase family 3 C-terminal domain-containing protein produces the protein MNRILTISILAICIALLSSCEEKAISYEFAFQNQKLPREDRVKDLISQMTLEEKVSQMRYDAPAIERLGVPEYNWWNECLHGVARAGLATVFPQGIGMGATWDSDLIHDMGVAVSDEARAKHHQFVNEGKRGIYQGLTFWTPNINIFRDPRWGRGQETYGEDPYLTSRMGVNYITGLQGDDPDYLKVVATAKHFAVHSGPEKSRHEDNYHTSDKDLYETYLPAFEAAVKEAKVHSVMCAYNRYRDEACCGSNLLLNRILRDDWGFKGYVVSDCWAINDFWEPGKHGLAETPAAAGALAVDRGTDLNCGSVYDPSLTEAVLKKMIDESKLDVALTRLFSARFKLGMFDDNVKWADIPYDVVASEAHYELSKKVARESMVLLKNENNLLPLSKDIKSIAVIGPNANSKQALLGNYHGTPANYYTPLKSIQEKLPNAQINYSLGSDVAEGWPILDIIPASALSHSGKPGLKGEYFANRSWKGEPTFTRVDKNVNFIWMPEKPIDSLGTDTFSVRWSGELTAPESGNYRIGVKASSAAKLYVNDSLQFEFMDDHEPKTKYFDVALDKGEVSKVRIEYFNYHADPQAHFVWAKMNQDLITPALEAARKSEVVILCLGLSPDIEGEEMPVLLEGFDKGDRSEITLPKTQIELMKKVQALGKPTVVVLMNGSALAVNWAADKVPAILEAWYPGEFGGQAIADVLFGDYNPGGKLPVTFYKSVNDLPDFKSYDMEGRTYKYFKGEPLFPFGHGLSYTTFKYDNFTLNEQIGVKAPFKFSVDVHNTGDLDGDEVVQVYVKHLGVEGMNPNRSLVAFKRISLAAGSSKTVSFEVAPETYARINDDGQKVFEPQDIVVEVGGKQPGFEGNANAPTTEVLVKNISIK, from the coding sequence ATGAATAGAATACTTACTATATCAATTTTAGCAATATGTATTGCATTGCTCTCGAGTTGTGAAGAAAAGGCAATCTCTTATGAGTTTGCATTTCAAAACCAGAAACTTCCACGAGAAGATCGTGTCAAAGATTTGATTAGTCAAATGACTTTAGAAGAGAAAGTTTCTCAAATGCGTTATGATGCTCCGGCTATCGAGAGACTAGGAGTGCCTGAATATAACTGGTGGAATGAATGCTTGCACGGTGTTGCGAGAGCTGGACTAGCAACAGTATTTCCACAAGGAATTGGAATGGGTGCTACTTGGGATTCGGACTTAATTCACGACATGGGTGTTGCTGTATCTGATGAAGCTCGAGCAAAACACCATCAGTTTGTAAATGAAGGTAAAAGAGGTATTTATCAAGGATTAACTTTCTGGACTCCTAACATTAATATATTTAGAGATCCTCGATGGGGGCGTGGTCAAGAAACTTATGGAGAAGATCCTTATTTAACTAGTCGTATGGGTGTAAATTATATTACGGGACTACAAGGTGATGATCCAGATTACTTAAAAGTGGTTGCCACAGCAAAGCATTTTGCGGTACATAGTGGTCCAGAGAAATCTAGGCATGAGGATAATTATCACACTTCAGATAAGGATTTATACGAAACTTATTTACCTGCCTTTGAGGCAGCAGTTAAAGAAGCAAAGGTTCACTCAGTGATGTGTGCTTATAATAGGTATCGAGATGAAGCTTGTTGCGGTAGTAATTTACTACTTAATAGAATTTTACGAGACGATTGGGGATTTAAAGGATATGTCGTTTCAGATTGTTGGGCAATCAATGATTTCTGGGAACCTGGCAAACACGGTCTGGCAGAAACTCCAGCCGCCGCAGGAGCACTAGCAGTAGATAGAGGTACAGATCTAAATTGTGGGAGCGTATATGATCCTTCTCTTACGGAGGCTGTTCTCAAAAAGATGATAGATGAATCTAAGTTAGATGTTGCACTAACAAGATTGTTTTCTGCGCGTTTTAAATTGGGAATGTTTGATGATAATGTTAAGTGGGCAGATATACCTTACGACGTAGTGGCAAGTGAAGCTCATTATGAATTGTCTAAAAAGGTTGCCAGAGAGTCAATGGTTTTACTCAAAAATGAAAACAACCTCTTGCCACTGAGTAAGGATATAAAATCTATTGCCGTTATAGGTCCTAACGCAAATTCAAAGCAAGCATTACTTGGTAATTACCACGGTACACCTGCAAACTATTATACACCGCTAAAATCTATACAAGAAAAGCTCCCAAATGCTCAAATAAATTACTCACTAGGAAGCGATGTAGCAGAGGGATGGCCTATTCTTGATATAATTCCAGCTTCTGCATTATCACATTCTGGTAAACCTGGTTTAAAGGGAGAATATTTTGCTAATCGTTCATGGAAAGGTGAACCTACATTTACTAGAGTAGACAAAAATGTCAATTTCATTTGGATGCCAGAAAAGCCAATTGATAGTTTAGGTACTGATACCTTTTCGGTACGCTGGTCTGGTGAGCTTACAGCTCCAGAGAGTGGTAACTATAGAATTGGAGTAAAAGCGAGTAGCGCTGCCAAATTATATGTAAATGACTCTCTACAGTTTGAGTTTATGGATGACCACGAGCCTAAAACTAAATATTTTGATGTAGCACTTGATAAAGGAGAAGTAAGCAAAGTACGTATTGAATATTTCAATTATCATGCAGATCCTCAAGCTCATTTTGTATGGGCAAAAATGAATCAGGATCTAATTACTCCAGCCTTAGAGGCAGCAAGAAAGTCTGAAGTTGTTATTCTATGTTTAGGTCTCTCACCAGATATTGAGGGAGAAGAGATGCCGGTATTACTAGAAGGATTCGATAAGGGTGACCGTTCAGAAATTACACTCCCTAAAACACAAATAGAACTTATGAAAAAAGTTCAAGCACTTGGTAAACCAACCGTTGTTGTTTTGATGAATGGAAGTGCTCTTGCAGTTAATTGGGCTGCAGATAAAGTGCCTGCTATACTTGAAGCTTGGTATCCAGGTGAGTTTGGTGGCCAAGCCATTGCAGATGTTTTATTTGGGGATTATAACCCTGGAGGTAAATTACCTGTTACTTTTTATAAGAGTGTTAATGATTTGCCAGATTTTAAGTCTTATGACATGGAGGGGAGAACTTATAAGTATTTTAAAGGAGAGCCACTATTCCCTTTTGGTCACGGACTAAGCTACACAACTTTCAAATATGACAACTTTACTCTAAATGAACAAATAGGAGTAAAAGCACCATTCAAATTTTCTGTTGATGTTCATAATACAGGAGATTTAGATGGAGATGAAGTTGTTCAAGTATATGTTAAACACCTAGGAGTGGAAGGGATGAATCCTAATCGTAGTCTTGTTGCTTTTAAGCGTATTTCATTAGCAGCAGGATCGTCTAAAACGGTTTCATTTGAAGTCGCTCCTGAGACCTATGCACGAATAAACGATGATGGCCAGAAAGTTTTTGAGCCACAAGATATAGTTGTTGAGGTAGGTGGAAAGCAACCGGGATTTGAGGGAAATGCAAATGCGCCTACCACAGAGGTTTTGGTGAAGAATATATCGATTAAGTAA